The window aacttacagaaaagttgtaagaataGTGCAAAAAGTGTCCTTTACCTGTATGTGACAACTGCATTTTGccacattcattttatttcctctcccacaatagaaacacacacacacacacacacacacacacacacacacacacacacacacacacacacacacagtttctgtCTTTTGAAAGTAACTTGCACACATTGTTCTCCCTACTCCTGACTACTTCATCATGTATTTgcgaaaattttttttttagtttacttaCCCACTATCAAAGATCAGAATCAGGAGATACAACATTGATAAGTATTCTCTAATATCCCTATTTGAACTTAAGAATTATTCTAATAATACCCTTTAGAGCATTTTTGATTCTGTTCCAAGATCCGGTTCAAGCATCAGCTCTGTCCTGGGAGCTATCTCAGGGGATATCCATTTGCAGCTTCCGGTGCTGCTTGAATAAGCTACAACCACCAGGGTTCTGAGAGTTGCtcatggagaagagaaagagtccTTAGAGGACAGAGGAGGCATTTGGAGTGGGGCAGAAGGAAGGGCAACTCGCAACCAAAGACAGTGTcaccaaaaaaggaaaggaaattaagcGTGTCTCCCTCCCAACAATCTGATCCCTCAGAAATTCAGGAACTTAAAATCCAAGCCTAAACTCATTGGGGGAAACCCAGATAAAACTGAGTACAAGAGGCAGAAACATGGGCACTAAGAGGAAAACTCAGGCAAACTCTTCTTTGAGAGAGGAGGAAGCATCTTGGTGGAGTTGGATCGTTTTTGCTTGTGCCTTTTTTAAGTGAGGTGTGGAAGGCGTTGCATTTCCAACAGAGCCACATGGTTCTCGCCTTAAATGATAACAATTACCCAAAATAGCAGACGTGTTACTCCAGAGCCCAAGGAATGGCCACGGGAGGAGAGGGCATGGGACATCACACTGGGTTTGGAGACCAGgaccagggagaggaaaggggtggAGAACAGGGAGGTGGCCCGAGCCCGAGGGTCCGCGAAGGGCCAGGATGGAGAGGGGCGGACGAGGGTGGGGGACACAAGGTGTAGGGAATAGGCGGTGGTTGTCCAGGCAGCGGGACGCGGGGCGGTACGCAGGGGTCGCGGAGCGCCGGGCCCTCACCGCTGCTGAGCGTGGACTCGCAGTGCCAGATGTCCAAGCTGGCGGGTTTCCGGCAGGACTCCCACAGGGACAGGTAGTACTGATGGTCGGCCGTGACCCAGGCGGGACTCAGCACGGCCCCCAGGTCCAGACACAGCGCCAGGAAGATGCACACCAGCCCGACCAGCTTCAGCGGGGTCAGCACCGACACGCGCACCTCCTCCATGCCGCTGCCCGCCGAAGCCATGCCCCGGGCGTCGCAGCCGGCCGACCCCACCGGAGGGCAGGACACCAGGCAGGTGTCCAGAATTTTCTTGGAGGGCAGCAGCCGAGGCGCCGCACGCGGGTACTCGTTCCTTCGGGGCTCTGCGCGCTTCCCTCTGCGCCGGGAAGGTGGGTCTGCTGGGCAGCCGACCAGGGAAGGGGTCGTGATTCTCGGATCCCGCTGCCAGCGCAGCACTGAGATCTGCCCGTGCCCACTCCGCCCAGGCTGGTGCCCAGATGTCGGAGGGGGCGCGGGGCCGGGAGGCTCTGAGGGTCTGCACCTGTGTGGCTTCAGGATCCGGCTCTGGCTCCTGGCTGAGAAGCTCATGTCCACACCACCCTCAGCAGGTACTTGTCCCCCTCTCGTATAGCTCATGTAAGTGTATGCATAAAATACTTTGGCTTAAGGCTCATCCAACTTGTggcatgtatcagaatttaatTTCAACTAAGGCTGATGATTATTCCACTACGAgattatatctatatctatctatatctgtatctgtatctatatctatatctcacAGTTAGTTAAACCAttcacctgtcagtggacatttgggttgtttccatcttttggctcttgtgaatctTGCTGCTTCAAACACTcatgtacaaatatctcttcaggTCCCTAATTTTAACTATTTGGGGTGTTGTACCCAGAAGTGTAATGATTccatcatatggtaattccattcATCATGCTTTGAAGAACTACTGTATACTGTTTTACATAGCAACTGCACCATTATACTTTCACAACAATGTGCaaagtttccaatttctccacatctttgcctacacttattttctactttgttttttattgtaacCATCCTAATGGATGAGAAATGGTACCTCCTTGCGGTTTCAacttgcaattccctaatgattGGTGATGTTCAGTGTTTTTTCATGTCCTTATTCACCATTTATTTATCGTTCTTGGTGAAATTTCTATTCAAGttgtttgcccattttaaaatcggGTGTTTTGTCGTTTGTGTTGTCAAGTTTTACATGTTCTTTCTACATTATGGATATCAAGTgcttattagatacatgatttgtaaatattttctctttgccttctcACTCTCTTGATACTGTCCTTTGAGGCAcatagcttttaattttgatgaatggcaacttacctattttttctttttttgccagctcttttgatgtcatatccaagaaatcattgccaaatccagtagCATAAAGCttcccccatgttttcttctgagttttatagttttagctcttactgTTAGGTCTTTGGatgattttgagttaattgtgTATATGATGTAAGGTAtgggtccagcttcattcttctgcatgtgaatatccagtttttccagcactatttgttgaaaaaactgctttttttcccccccacaGAATGATACAGTTTTGAATTACTAAACTAGTTGATGACTTGGGAAGTCAGGAGAAGGGAAAGTCTTCATATCTTGTTTGCCTCATCAGAACCCACATCTATCCCACATATCTGTAAGGGTcatctgtctctcctccctccatctgcTCATTCAGTAGATTTCATCCCTAGTGCTCTAaaaccttgctactcaaagtgtgctCCATAGACACCAGCAGTACTGGCATTATTTGGGagttgctagaaatgcaggttcctGACCAGACCCCAGATCAACttaatcagaatctgtattttaatgggATCCTTAGTGATTCATGTACAAGTTAAAGATTGAGAAGCACTCAAGGCCTCCTCTTAGCCCTTTGTTGGGCTCAACTTCTACTAACAGTAGTCATATCCAGGCAGATGGGAGAGAGTAAAAATTCACCATTTTGTACCATATTCTTCAACACATTACCCCACATGTCCACCTCCCAGCAGGCTCTGTTTGCCACTCACTTGGTCCAGTTTGCAATGGTGAGTCAGTTTGTTTGTTGCAGCTGGCATCGATATTCTagactcagtggttctcaaccaccTTGCTCTCTTATGCTCCCACTTTTGAGAGGTTTGATTCTCCCTGTATCTCGTGCATCTGGTTATGTGTTAACTGATGGATGAAGATGAATAATGATGCCTTTCCAAGGGCACCTCAGATAGCCACCTTGAAGATTCTGAGGGAGGGTGGACTTCAGAATGGTGGTGTGAGGAGTTTGAGGAAATCTTATCCCTGAAGATACATTGATGCCCCTGGTGAAATTGGCCTAGACGATCATTCAGAGTCTCTAGAGATCCATCAAAAGACTTACAACAAAGTGGGAAGCATTTATTTAACTAAGTGTATGAAAACTAAGCAAGAATGGTGGGAGGCCGTGGCATTCAAACTGGAGAAGGTACCCAGGCCCCCACAGTTGTGTCTTGTATAAGAGTGGTGTCAGTGGACTGAGCACCTGAGGGCAGCTCCCATCGTCCTAATTTATGGAGTGGGTAAGCTCTTCTGAATGGAATCCAGATCACTGGTTTTCATGGATGGCATAGAATCAGGTTTATGAacaccagtcttttttttttttttccaactatcaCCTTGGAGTGAAATAAGCAAAGCTGGGATTTCTTATAACTCACTGTCTTTACTTGACACGATGTCCCAAATTTTAATAAAGCAAGAAGGATGAAGTAGAATCATACACACATTCAGTCATATTCTGGATTCTGAAACACATTCAGTATGTTCTCTTCAGtgcctattaaaataaatttttagtggTTTGAATGTTTTTACCAATTCactgtcattttcatttcaatatttGAACACTATTTTGGTCATAGGTTttaagattttgtgtgtgccttcAAGGGGGCCGCATCGACTTCCATAAATTGAATGGATGGGCACCGCCAATGCTCATGATCTCCCtggaatatcatttttattttctatattagaGACAGgctttattttaagagaaaggagCAAGATGTTTACAGAGGAAAACCAAGTTTGGTTTTCACTTGTTGCTTACGTTTCTGAGTTCAGTGTCAAATAATTTGAGAGAAAATAGAGATAAAAGTTGTGTTTTCAAATacagtataaaataatttattccatgctttctgtttctacattcatttatgatatattttaaattcatgatctttcctattttcttttgctCCATGTTCACTCCTAAGCCCCTATATGAAGtagcaggggaagggagagagatgggcagcaatagaaatgaaaagggcatttttttgaagacttttttttggagggggattaggtttatttttaatggaggtgctggggattgaacccaggacctcgtgcatgctaagcacgtgctctacgaCTGGGCTATTTACCCTCCCCCGAAaagggcattttaaaataaaatgtacacaatttactttttctcatttaaaataattactcttttcattgcttttgtttgtttgtttctgtcacATTTAGTCTCTCACAGGATCTACTTACAGACGGTTTTGGGAATAAGACAGCAGTGACTCAGATtttctgaaaacacacacacttcattcAACCCTTTTCTTGCCCTGGCTTTAGGAATTGCCTTTCTCTCTAACTTCAGACTTAATCTTTTAGACTTTGCAATTgttacagaaaacacacacaccaagCTCACATTTTGTAGAGCATGatctgaataataaaataaacaaagaatgtaTAAGACTACTATATTAACCAGGGGTGAGTGACGACACCTGGCATACaggacttttttaaaatttatttttgttataatcagTTCCAAAATGTCATTATTCTTGGCCATCTGCTGTGTGGtaaaaataatcttgttttaCAGAAGGATCCTTCTAATTTGCATTGATTAAAATAAGGACCTTAGACCTGTGTAGCCTAAACATTGCATTGTATTATGTAATATATGCAAAAGTCTTGAAATAGGCTGTAAATGCTGtttcctctccatttcctctgCAGCCCCCCCCCAAGGAGTCCCAAGAGATTCCCTCTTCTAGAACAGCCCTTCAGTGGGTGCAGTTGTTCTCACCATTCTATAGGGAGATCACTGAAGTCCTGAAAGAAGTGAGAGACCATAAATGTCAGGGCACCATGCTCTCCAGTGCAGGTTTCTTTTATACTGAAATACTTTATATGGTATCTAATGTATCATGAGCTCGTTTAACAAAGCTCGGTCTACTCAGCTGGTTCACCTAATTAACAAGTACCTTCTACTGTCTCTGTCAAGCAAGCCGGCTGACGAGAAGGGCAGACTCAAGGCTCAGGGCTAGTAGGCTACTCTTTTGTTGGTCCATTCCCATGGGGAGGTGAATGTTTACCAAGAGCGGTCTGTGTTTGTTATGAGATTCCTTACAGTGCTTGTACATGTTCTGGTAACTGAATAATTTAATTAAGATGTAAAAGCAATACCAGCAGTATAAGAGAGAATAGGTAATACTTAAAGCTAAGTTGAATACTTTGGTATGATTGCATAAAGGTGAGAAAAAATATTGTCCAACTAAATGTgggaaaaacaatgtgaaaaattataaatgacatgaaaaaaatctagatGGTGTCTAATTCCAGGTTAACTCCTCAGTCTTGAATTCattatgcacttaaaaataatctggaggggtgggaatagctcagtggtagagtgcgtgcttagcacgcacaatgtcctgagttcaatccccagtgcctccatttaaaaaaataataataatctaatagataatctgaataggCCTCTTGTCTATTAAGAAAATCGAATCAATAATTAACTTTCCAACAGAATGCCCTGTGTCCCAGAGGGTTCCCTGATGAACTCTACCAGTTCGGTTAAGGAACAAATTAGATCAGTTGTCTACAGTCTCTTCCAGAAGATAAAAGCTGAGGGAatgcttcctaactcattctgtggGGCCAGCCTTATCCTAATACCAAAGGCAGACGAAGACATTCCAAGAAATGAGCACACCAGCATCTCTCATGAACATAcaggcaaaaatcctcaacaaatattagcagatcaaatataataatgtattaaaacTATTGTATATCAAGACCAATTTGGTGTAGGTAGGCCTTTATAGGGTGTTGTGTCCAAATCACCATAAATATTGTAAACAATTTCCCTCGCTCTAGAGAAGCAAGTGCACAAGAGTTCACCTCCAAGCAAACTGCCAACCCTAAAATAAATTTGTCTCACAGTCAcgtttttaattacaaaaaacagCACGCTTACAAAAAGACGCCTATGAATTTAACCAGTAACAGTTAAATGAGTGCTGTGTGCCTGACACCAAATTTGAAGCAGAATATTATCAGTACCTCAGAGTCTCCTGTCTGCTCCTCACTGATCTCCCTTCCTCTGTTCAAGAGTGACTCCTCGTCCAAATGCACATTACTTATTCTGCTTTTATCCTACATGTTGAGCATATAAACAATTTGTTACTCAGTTTTACCTCATTTAGTGTTACGTGAATGTAATCCGAGAGCATGTCTCTTTTTTGAACTTCATACTGATGCATGCAGCTGCTGGACATtaattttctctgttgtataATATCCAGTGTGTATTCTTTTCCAGtgaagaaattatttcattctctcaTGGAAGACCATGTGGGCGAATTCCACTTTTTGCCCTTAAGGACAGTGCTGCTCAGGACATCCTGTGAGCACTGCTTTGCACATGTGTGTGAGCGTTACCTCCTAGAGAATGGAACTGTGCCCCATCATGTGTGCTCCTGTTCACCGCATGATACCAGTCTCTTCCCCAGTTTGGACTTCTTCTCACACCGTTTTGGTTGTTCCATTTCTCCATGAACActtagtattttccaaatgtttgatTTTTGTAGGTTCTCTTTTTGAGGTTTGATCATCTATTCTGGCATATCGGTACTAGCAGACTGTCAGAACAGTGATGGTATAAAATCACCCTATTCCTGTTTACTAAGGAGAGCCAGTATGTTGGCCTCATTCCACTTTTACAGCATTGCTTTCAGCCTAGAAAATGTCAGCTGGTGATTCTGTGGGGAAATACCAAATTATTTGATGTTAGTAGAGCCTGTTAATTTGAATATTCCTAGGTAAAGGGACTGTTTCCAGAAGATGGCATCAATATCCCACACAGGAGTGAGAATAAATATTTAGAGACACTTTCCCGGTGAAGGATTATAGAGACTGCTTTAAAATTAGAGTGCAcaatgcaattttaatttttttctatctcacTTATATTTCACAGAGTTCTTTTGTATTCTAGAGGCTAGATGtcttataaaattgaaatatgttcttttcatctgtatttatacctacaaatagaaattttaagagGTTAAAAGTGTATCAGTCTAGATTCGAGaatatggggaaaataaaattcttttttcacttgACTTTTTTCAACACGAAAATAACTTTTATTGCCACTTTAATGTAAAGAAACATTGGTGAATATGCAACTGATGTTTAAGGCATAATTAATAGCACTGTCTTTTCTATAATAATTTATCACATTCAAGAGACTTGTGAATAATCTATGCAGTGccattttataaatgctttaaaacagATGATAGCATATTATTAGAAACTGCTTCAAACATGAAGGATAAAAAATCAAGCCTCCTAATGACTGACTTAGAATCTATGTTCTTATTATTCAAGTTGCTTTTATCATTTCTAAATGTTACCTCCAATTAAAATGCAGCTgccatttgttatttatttttgcccaCAAGTAAGATGTGAGACAAACTCAGAGACAGGAGAGGTCCTcaaagcaggcagagaaagacatatattgAACAAACACCAAGTTTGACAACGAAGAGTGAAGGGACAATTGAATTTTCTGGAGACTGAACTCCAAAGGCCATGattctcatttttaagaaaatgttcaagTGTAGTCTTGGGGAAATGTGGAAGGAAATTACTGCTTAGCaaaatttgttcatattttactAAATGCTTTAAAGCAGTCTGGTAGCTTTAAAAAGACTCAAGTCTTTGAACACAGGATACAaagtgtgtaaatatatatatatatacacacacttacttttttaaactgaaggatagtcagtttacaatattgtgtcaatttctggtgtacagcacaatgcttcagtcatacttcgttttatatttttaagtttgatctttgtaaattacacttggcccagaagagagaaaatgttttgagtattttttccaAGATATGGACAACTTTAGAGTTTACATAGGAAAGCATTTCATCTGGTCAAATAGAGATTGGATTGAGAGaggggaaaagtttttaaaggcaaactgCAAAACAAACACCTAGAGAAGCAGGTCAGTAATTGCCTTGGGAATTCTTTCacttggaaataatttctttctacTTAGAGTCATGAAGACAAGGTAATAGGCTACGCCCCTCCACAACTAGAAAGGAGAAACCAGAGGCCACATTCAGGTTAGAACAGGCTAATTTTGAGATAAACTCTGAGCGAAGGTAGTCACAGTGTGGAATGAAGTAATGGTCGAGGTGGGTGTTCCAGCACCTTATCTCATCCTCTTGAATGTCAGCTTCCCTGGCTGGGGGGCTGGCTGTACCATATTCTCTCCACTGTCTGTGTGGTCACCTTATCCCCTCGCGTGAACCCAATACCATCAAGAGGCTGATGTCTCCCATATGTGTATTTTCAAACCTGACTTCCCACcttgttactgaaccaaacttagGTCTCCTTTCCTGATGCGCTGTGAAGTCAGTCTACTGggaccaggttgtggtgaagtaagtacagcatttattacaGGCCAAGCAATGAGAACCAGCATGTCATGCTGGAAAGATCTGAattccccagtggctttcagggaagggtttttaggGACATTGTGAAGACTAGACTCACAATGTGTATGATCAGCTTGTGCTcattctctgattggttggtaGTGAGGtaacagcatgatgtttcaggaatctcaatcatcagccttctggttctaACCATCCTGGGTTCTACATGCTTGTGGTCAGCAGGCAGTTAACATTTTCCACTGGGTGggattttagtatctgcaaaacaactcaggGATATGTTCAGGATATTATCTACAGCCATTGAAGAGGAAGTAAAGGTCCTTGACTTGgttttatggctaaactattattatctGGTCTTCCTtgactcttttcctttgtttctccattttctcatttctgtgattaaatttgctctttggaattcAGGGAAGGCCTAGAAGGCTCACGATCTTCTACAAACAAGAGGAGGACACAGTGGGGTCTGTTCCTAGGAAGGCCCCAAAGGGTCCTGCCTGATTTCCACCTGAGCTCCAGATTTAGTTTTCTGGCTACCTGAAAGAAATTTCCACTTGCATATCTAGTAGGCATCTCATAATTTATATGACATGCCTTTGCCCATCCTTTTTGGCTCCCTGCCAAAGACCCCAGATTAATGAATAGCAACACCTTGAACCCAGGTATTCAATTGCAAACCCTGAACCCTGCATTATTTTCCCAATTTCCCATTGCTCACCTTTGGCCCATAAACAAAGCTTATCTCATGTCCaaaatccatctggaatttgTGTAGGTCTCTTCATTTTCTCCGTGACCACCACAAGTGAAACCACCATTGTGTCTATGGACCTGCTCCAGTATCTCCTAACTTATCTCCCAGCCTCCACTCTCCTGCTCCCCTGACATTCTTCAAAGCAATGAGAATCCTGGGTTTTATTCAGGGAGATTTATTCTACTTTATATTCAATAGCACAAATTTCACCTTTGCCATGACCTTTAATTTTTAAGCCCTTCTAATGAGGTAGTTTGAGGTTTTTGTGGTATTCTGTTCCTTTAGTGGAAGAAAGGGTACAAtggaaggaaaaatacatatcttTGGATGTTTTGTAAGGGCAATATGCATAACTGGCAGGGTGACCTGGGAAGTCACTTCTGCATCTATGGGAACGTCACCTAAGGCTCAGTTACCATTATCCTTGTTGGCAGGGGTGAGACTGTCAAGGACGGACTCTGCATACCTGCTTCTAGGACCTCCAGGCTGCTGCCCAGAAGCAACACACGCTAAGATTTCATAATGAGCTAAACGTTTTCACGTCAAGTTGAAGACACCCTTATTTTGCTCCCTGTCCATTCTCACTCTCACTTCTCCTTAAGAGTTCACCAGTATTATACATTCCATACtatgtttaaatataatattacCACACACAGGTGTCACGTAGACTAGGACCTCAgatgacccctcccccacctactcaCTCATTGTTCATCAGAGGAACACTGATTTTGTGTATTCAATGGTTCCATGCAGTACCTTCTCCCTCCATCCATGGAGACCCCGAGCTGCATGTGGACAGGTCATGGGTGGGTGGAGAGACTCCTGCATACCTGTTTTAAACTTACAAAGTGAGAGATGTGCACAAGCAAATCAACCAGAGACCTTTATCTATTTAAGAACCAATACCTTTATTGGAAGAAATGGtaacaatgaaagaagaaaaatttaagtgaacttttttttttgcaagggcaATATTGCCGTATGCATGCCAGGCAGGGTGACCTCGGGAAGTCACCCCGTGACCACGGGGAACTCCAGTCCAGGCTCAGTTCTTGTCGCTGTCGCCCAGGGTGAGCTTGTCGAAGAGGTACTCTGCCATGCCGACTTCCGGGGTCCCCATCTTGTGCAGGGTGGTGATGTGGTCCCCCAGCTCCTTGATGAACTCGACCTGCTGGTTCAGGCAGTGGCTCTGCAGGAAGTGGCACAGGTGGGCGTCGCTCTTGTCGCTGGCCAGCTGGTGCAGGTGGAGCAGGCTCTGGTTGACGCGCTTCTCCAGGCGCAAGGCGCACTGCATGGCCTGGAGGCCGTTCTCCCAGGCATCGCGTCTGGCTCCCTGATGTCGTGGAAGCAGAGGCGGCCCCCGCGCTGGTTCTGCAGGCGCATCAGGCTCTCGGCCCGTTCCCCCAGGTGCCGCGAGCGCCGCAGGAAGAAGCTGGCCAAGTGCTTCAAGGCCACGTCGTCGCGGTCGAGGTAGAAGGCCATGGCCAGGCTACACGTAGGAGGCGTGGAGCTCCAGGGTGACGGGGCTGTTGGTGGCGGCCTGGCAGTCGGGGTGGTAGTTCTGACGCCCCTGCGAGGGCCCCGCGGGCGTCATGGCTGGCGGCAGGGGGCGCGGCGGGCCTGAAGGCCAAGGTCGAGGAGGTGCCGAAGCGGGGGACTCAGAGCATCCCTTGGGTGGGCGATGAGGGTGGCCGGAGGCAGGTGACTCCGGTCAGGGCGGAAGCTCTGGGATGGACCGGAATGTGGTTCCCTTACCTGGGCTTGAGATGGGGAGGGGATGACTAGTTGTGGGCagaggggggttggggggaggggggagaagaggGGCCAAGGGGGCGGGGTGCGAGCGCGGTATTCAAGGCTCCATCCAAGCCTGGGTGAGGCAGGAAGACTGCCCTGAGCATGTGGCctgtatgatattttaaaatgttactcatGAATATAAGTGCAACTGTTTTGAGTTAACCACttgcttaatttctttatttctttgagcaACTTATTTAAATAGtatcttgttgttgttgttcaaatgttggcattttatttcatttaattcttctgcTTAATAATTTCCCAATCTTTTCAAGACAGCTTTCTTGCCGTTATTTTATATATGCTTGATTTTATCTATCTCTCtgtgtatacacatgcacacatatatgtatatatacatatatattagtgtatgtgtatacacacatataggtatgtatatatacatattggtACATTTTATACAATCACATTATCAGATAAATTCTTTTTGCAATTAGAAGCAATATAAATAATCAGCCCACATATCTTTTGTTTCATTGACTACTCCATGACTTCTTTTCACTACCTTTAATTTCTATAGTTTATATTAAATtgcataaatatattaaataacacaaataattttaaaaagacctgaTGCATATCTTTAGGAATTTTAGTTTGCTCTCTCTGTTGGAAGAATAGTAGGTTGAGACATAAGCTTTCATAATCACAATAATTCTGGAAATAATTCTTACTACTGATTTGGCAGCTCCAATTAATGTGATTGTTTCGTCAAACGTAGTGTTTTTGTGGTATCCTCGGTTATGTTTGCTATCCCAGAGCCCTATTTGGAGGGCAGCTAGCTTCAGTGACTTCAGCCAATCGCACTGCTGATAGCCTCTTCACTCAGTTCCTGGACCTCAGTAACTCCAGTGATCTccacctttctctttctgttcgtGGTCAAGTTCATACTTCTCTGATAGCCGAGCACCACCTCCAGAGTCTCAGCGAATCTTTCCACCTCTCCAGGTTTACCCTTTTTGAAGTCGTTCTTCActccctctgttctctctcaTCTCTTAATGTCTCAGCACAGTGCTAGAAACACAGTGCCCCACCTGGCTTACCAGTGCCCTTCCTCCCGGGTGAGTGCACACTTCTCTTTTCTCCGTCAGAAAACGAAAGGCTTAGGTGCAGTGTGAGAGAAAGCACTTCCCCGTCTGCGTGTATCATCCCTCCAACCTCTTTTGTACTCCGACTGCCACTCAGCAAACCCTGAATTTAAGCCCTGAATTATGTTCTGTGGAATGAGCCACAGTGGTAGGAAATACCACTGATCTCGAATTGTCTTTGTATCACCCCTCCAGTTTTGCTCCAGGggtatttaaaatactaatactACTGAATGATTTTATGCGTACTAAGAGATTGTAATCATGTTTCTcacatattgtatttttcatcattaCCTCCTAGGAAAGTAAgcaatagtaaaatatatattataactAAGAGAAATCTAAAACTTAAAAACCCACTTTTCTCAGGGAAAACCAGCAAACAAGCACGGGCTGGGACCTTGCATTTCCGTGAAGGAAATATGCACATGTGTAAACGAAAGCATTTCATCTGGGTTTTctttaatgaagaatatgaaactAAGTATaaacacagaatgagaaaacttCAGAGCAgatcatatgtttaaaaatacgATTATAGGCCCATAAAGTGAAATGCTTGTGGTCAGTATTTGTACtagccagggttctccagagaaacagaatcaagagGATTAATTACTGAAAAGAATTGGCTCATACAATTATGGAGGCAAACTAGACCCAAGATCTGCAGTCAGAAGTCTAGAGACGCAGGAGTGCCTGGATAGGAGGAGAACCGAGAGGAGCTGATGCTTTAGTTTAAGTCTGGAGGCAAGGAAAAACTAGTGTCCTGGATTAAAGGCAGGAGGAATTCTCTTATTCAAAAGAGGGTTa is drawn from Camelus ferus isolate YT-003-E chromosome X, BCGSAC_Cfer_1.0, whole genome shotgun sequence and contains these coding sequences:
- the LOC116661864 gene encoding uncharacterized protein LOC116661864 produces the protein MSFSARSQSRILKPHRCRPSEPPGPAPPPTSGHQPGRSGHGQISVLRWQRDPRITTPSLVGCPADPPSRRRGKRAEPRRNEYPRAAPRLLPSKKILDTCLVSCPPVGSAGCDARGMASAGSGMEEVRVSVLTPLKLVGLVCIFLALCLDLGAVLSPAWVTADHQYYLSLWESCRKPASLDIWHCESTLSSGEGPALRDPCVPPRVPLPGQPPPIPYTLCPPPSSAPLHPGPSRTLGLGPPPCSPPLSSPWSWSPNPV